In one window of Maribacter sp. BPC-D8 DNA:
- the rlmD gene encoding 23S rRNA (uracil(1939)-C(5))-methyltransferase RlmD — translation MRKKTKRVVFENVMVTDAAAKGKTIGKAPDGRVIFLNNTVPGDVVDVQTTKKRKAYFEGTAINFHSLSDKRVDPVCQHFNVCGGCKWQDMGYEHQLFYKQKEVENNLKRIGHLDLPELTPILGSEQQYFYRNKMEFSFSDSRWLTLDEVKSDNQIEDRNALGFHIPGMWDKILDIKKCHLQKDPSNAIRLETKKFAVENGLTFFNPRNQYGMLRTLMIRTSSIGEIMLLVQFFENDKEKRELLLNHLAVTFPEITSLLYVINPKQNDTIYDQEIICFSGRDHIFEEMEGLKFKINAKSFYQTNSEQAYELYKITRNFADLKGDELVYDLYTGTGTIAQFVSKKAKKVVGIESVPEAILDAKANAERNEIDNVDFFVGDMKNVFNEQFITQNGVPDVIITDPPRDGMHKDVVQQILNIAPKKVVYVSCNSATQARDLELMKEMYDITKVQPVDMFPQTHHVENVVLLEKKV, via the coding sequence ATGCGAAAAAAGACAAAGCGAGTAGTTTTTGAAAATGTAATGGTAACCGATGCAGCTGCAAAGGGTAAAACTATTGGTAAAGCCCCAGATGGTAGGGTTATTTTCTTAAACAACACCGTACCGGGCGACGTGGTAGATGTACAAACTACCAAAAAGAGAAAAGCTTATTTTGAAGGAACTGCTATTAACTTTCACAGTCTTTCTGATAAAAGAGTAGATCCGGTTTGTCAGCATTTTAATGTTTGTGGAGGTTGCAAGTGGCAAGATATGGGCTACGAACACCAACTATTTTATAAGCAGAAAGAAGTAGAGAACAATTTAAAAAGAATAGGTCATTTAGATTTGCCTGAACTTACACCGATTCTTGGCTCAGAGCAACAATATTTCTACAGAAACAAAATGGAATTTTCTTTTTCTGATAGCCGTTGGTTAACGCTTGATGAAGTAAAGTCTGATAATCAAATTGAAGATAGAAATGCCTTAGGTTTTCATATACCTGGCATGTGGGACAAGATTTTGGACATAAAAAAATGTCATCTACAAAAAGACCCATCGAACGCTATACGTTTAGAAACTAAAAAATTTGCCGTTGAAAACGGATTAACCTTTTTTAATCCAAGAAATCAGTATGGTATGCTGCGTACTTTAATGATACGTACGTCATCCATTGGCGAAATAATGCTATTGGTGCAGTTTTTTGAAAACGATAAAGAGAAAAGAGAATTACTCTTAAATCACCTTGCCGTAACTTTTCCTGAGATAACATCGTTATTATACGTTATCAACCCAAAACAGAACGATACCATTTACGATCAAGAAATTATCTGTTTTTCTGGTAGAGACCACATTTTTGAAGAAATGGAAGGGTTGAAGTTCAAGATTAATGCCAAGTCTTTTTATCAAACAAATTCAGAGCAAGCATACGAGTTATATAAAATTACCAGAAATTTCGCCGATTTAAAAGGTGATGAGTTGGTATATGATTTGTACACAGGTACTGGAACTATCGCCCAATTTGTTTCTAAAAAAGCAAAAAAAGTAGTGGGTATAGAATCTGTACCTGAAGCAATTTTAGACGCCAAAGCAAATGCAGAACGAAACGAAATTGACAACGTCGATTTCTTTGTTGGCGATATGAAAAATGTGTTCAACGAACAGTTTATTACTCAAAACGGTGTGCCAGATGTTATTATTACCGATCCTCCGCGTGATGGTATGCATAAAGACGTGGTTCAGCAAATACTAAACATAGCGCCTAAAAAAGTAGTCTACGTGAGCTGTAATAGCGCAACACAGGCTAGAGATTTAGAGCTAATGAAAGAGATGTATGATATTACGAAGGTGCAACCTGTAGATATGTTTCCGCAAACTCATCACGTAGAAAATGTTGTACTTTTAGAAAAGAAAGTTTAA
- a CDS encoding DUF6452 family protein: MRRFQIGLLIFLGIIISLSCEKDDICVEGDTPLLVIEFYDISDTATLKEVPTLRVVGVGQTVTVNTVTDRSNLSTISIPLKTDEDTTSFILIKNSAANDDGAETGNVDTINFSYSRIEDFLSRGCGFVVNYDELDANVTADSDNWIQDIEITQSLVTNSDSTHVKIFH; encoded by the coding sequence ATGAGAAGATTTCAAATCGGATTATTGATTTTTCTAGGGATTATTATCTCTTTATCATGTGAAAAAGATGATATCTGTGTAGAAGGTGACACTCCCCTACTGGTCATAGAATTTTATGATATTTCAGATACAGCTACCTTAAAGGAAGTACCAACATTAAGAGTCGTTGGTGTAGGCCAAACGGTTACCGTAAATACCGTTACAGACCGCAGCAATTTAAGTACGATATCTATTCCGTTAAAAACTGATGAAGACACAACTAGCTTTATATTAATAAAGAACTCTGCTGCCAATGATGACGGAGCAGAAACAGGTAACGTTGACACCATTAATTTTTCATATTCAAGAATTGAAGACTTTCTATCTCGTGGTTGTGGTTTTGTGGTTAACTATGATGAATTGGATGCCAATGTAACCGCTGATTCTGATAACTGGATTCAAGATATCGAAATAACACAATCGTTAGTCACTAACTCAGATTCTACACATGTCAAGATATTTCATTAA
- a CDS encoding DUF6048 family protein, whose translation MSRYFINLLFILITCSVFSQSKPIDLNPKDTVEYKQSYGLGLGIDLSRIITGALDDNYKGFEIVADYRLTQNLYLAAELGTEEKTRQEDLYNFTTSGNYIKIGVNKNTYANWYGERNLIYMGGRLAFSTFDNTLNNYQYFDTNRYWSPDGFSNGSDVPEKFSGLSATWIEGVFGTKIEVFSNLYMGASIRLGLILSQNEDERFPNLWVPGFNKVTWDSNFGIGYNYSISYFLPLYKKKNKIKKKIELSSEPQGPPKPKERL comes from the coding sequence ATGTCAAGATATTTCATTAATCTTTTATTCATTTTAATTACTTGTTCGGTATTTAGCCAAAGCAAGCCTATTGATCTAAACCCAAAAGATACTGTTGAGTACAAACAGTCATATGGCTTAGGTTTGGGTATTGATTTAAGTAGAATTATAACTGGAGCTTTAGATGATAATTATAAAGGTTTCGAAATTGTAGCTGATTATAGATTGACCCAAAATCTATATTTAGCTGCAGAATTAGGTACAGAAGAAAAAACGCGACAAGAAGACCTATATAACTTCACCACCTCGGGTAATTACATAAAAATAGGTGTAAACAAAAATACTTATGCAAACTGGTATGGTGAGCGAAACTTAATTTATATGGGTGGTCGATTGGCATTCAGTACTTTCGACAATACGCTTAATAATTACCAATACTTCGATACAAATAGATACTGGAGTCCAGACGGATTTTCTAACGGTTCTGATGTTCCAGAGAAATTCTCAGGTCTTTCAGCCACATGGATAGAAGGTGTTTTTGGTACAAAAATAGAAGTGTTCTCCAATCTGTATATGGGTGCAAGTATCCGATTAGGTCTTATTTTAAGTCAAAATGAAGATGAGCGCTTTCCTAATTTGTGGGTACCCGGTTTTAACAAAGTAACTTGGGATAGTAATTTCGGTATTGGGTACAACTACAGTATTTCTTATTTCTTACCGCTTTATAAAAAGAAAAATAAGATTAAGAAAAAAATTGAACTATCTAGTGAACCACAAGGTCCACCAAAACCAAAAGAGCGCTTATAG
- a CDS encoding THUMP domain-containing class I SAM-dependent RNA methyltransferase codes for MGNNFKMVAKTLFGFEELLSKELRNLGASNVVEGTRNVSFEGDTGFMYKANLCLRTAIKIIKPIHSFRVRDENDLYKKIYAMDWTEHLSVSETFAIDATVNSEQFTHSLYVSQKTKDAIVDKFRETDGTRPDVDVKDPDLRINIHIHNNECNVSLDSSGYSLHKRGYRTATNIAPINEVLASGLLLLSGWDGQSDFLDPMCGSGTMLTEAAMIACNIPANINRKGFAFEKWTDFDADLFEKIIDSCLKKTREFHYKIIGYDKAPSAVRKAQDNIENANLEDYITVERKDFFKTEKQSEGTLHMCFNPPYGERLDIEMEKFYSAIGDTLKQGYPGTNAWFITSNLPALKYVGLRPSRKIKVFNSHLESRLVKYEMYEGSKKAKYQKNTEE; via the coding sequence ATGGGTAATAATTTTAAAATGGTCGCAAAGACCTTATTTGGTTTTGAAGAACTGCTTTCAAAAGAACTTAGAAATCTAGGTGCGAGTAATGTAGTAGAGGGAACTCGAAATGTATCTTTTGAAGGAGATACTGGTTTTATGTACAAAGCTAATCTGTGTTTAAGAACAGCAATTAAAATTATTAAGCCTATACATTCGTTTCGTGTTAGAGATGAAAATGATTTGTACAAGAAAATTTATGCAATGGATTGGACGGAGCACCTTTCTGTCAGTGAAACTTTTGCTATAGATGCTACCGTGAACTCTGAGCAGTTTACACATTCTTTATATGTATCTCAAAAGACCAAAGATGCGATAGTTGATAAATTTAGAGAAACTGATGGTACAAGACCAGATGTAGACGTTAAGGATCCAGATCTTCGTATAAATATTCATATTCATAATAATGAGTGTAATGTGTCGCTAGATAGTTCTGGTTATTCATTACATAAAAGAGGTTACCGTACAGCTACCAATATTGCACCTATTAATGAAGTTTTGGCTTCTGGGTTGTTATTATTAAGTGGATGGGACGGTCAATCTGACTTTTTAGATCCTATGTGTGGTAGTGGTACCATGTTAACAGAGGCAGCAATGATTGCTTGTAATATACCAGCAAATATTAATAGAAAAGGTTTTGCCTTTGAGAAATGGACAGACTTTGATGCTGATTTATTCGAGAAAATTATTGATTCATGCTTAAAGAAAACTAGAGAGTTTCATTATAAAATTATCGGATACGATAAAGCACCTTCTGCGGTAAGAAAAGCTCAAGATAATATTGAGAATGCTAATCTAGAAGATTATATAACGGTTGAGCGTAAAGATTTTTTCAAAACTGAAAAACAATCGGAAGGAACGTTACATATGTGTTTTAATCCGCCATATGGTGAGCGATTAGATATTGAAATGGAGAAATTTTATAGTGCGATAGGTGACACTTTAAAACAAGGTTACCCAGGTACGAATGCTTGGTTTATAACTAGTAATCTACCAGCTTTGAAATATGTTGGCTTACGACCTTCTCGTAAAATAAAAGTGTTTAATAGCCACTTAGAGTCTCGTTTGGTAAAGTATGAAATGTATGAAGGTAGTAAGAAAGCGAAGTATCAAAAAAATACAGAAGAATGA
- a CDS encoding ZIP family metal transporter has product MIYILPILGVLISFLFVVIAKPQKNESFKLLLAFSGAFLLALTIFEMLPEVYSTIDSKSIGVFIMLGILFQIFLEFFSKGAEHGHVHISKESQNFPWLLFISLCIHSLLEGLPIGTNHTIIYGILIHKIPIAIILSIFLLGSNIKPVQAGLFMLLFSIMTPLGTYLAHTIDLFSTYGVYLNALVIGVFLHISTVILFESSEGHKFNLRKLLVIILGITIAYFL; this is encoded by the coding sequence ATGATTTATATTTTACCTATTCTGGGAGTGCTTATTAGTTTTCTTTTTGTGGTCATCGCAAAACCACAAAAAAATGAATCGTTTAAACTCTTACTAGCATTCAGTGGTGCTTTTCTTTTAGCCCTTACAATATTTGAAATGCTACCAGAAGTTTATTCAACTATTGATTCAAAGTCCATTGGCGTTTTTATAATGTTGGGAATATTATTTCAAATATTTCTAGAATTCTTCTCTAAAGGAGCTGAACACGGTCATGTTCATATCTCAAAAGAAAGTCAAAATTTTCCATGGTTACTCTTTATCAGTCTTTGTATTCATTCCCTTCTTGAAGGTCTTCCAATAGGCACTAATCACACTATCATTTATGGTATTCTAATTCATAAAATACCAATAGCAATTATATTAAGTATCTTTCTTTTAGGCTCTAATATTAAACCAGTACAAGCCGGGCTCTTTATGCTATTATTTTCTATAATGACTCCCTTAGGTACCTATTTAGCACATACTATTGATTTATTTTCTACATACGGAGTATATTTAAATGCTCTAGTAATAGGAGTATTTTTACATATTTCGACCGTAATATTATTTGAAAGTTCTGAAGGTCATAAATTCAATTTAAGGAAGTTACTGGTAATTATACTAGGAATAACAATCGCATATTTTTTATAA
- a CDS encoding DUF4268 domain-containing protein, translated as MFSKEDSRKLREEFWIAFGKSFPNKWTLYKTKVKGLSFKFHFDLKMAMVSIDVDSDLEQRVKVWDKLVALKSILIDEYLPEAIYEDFFILDNQKDISRIYVQIKDVSIHNKNTWRETMQFLNTSMYKIEKFYEEYKDIIDS; from the coding sequence ATGTTTAGTAAAGAAGACTCTAGAAAATTACGTGAAGAATTTTGGATTGCTTTTGGAAAATCTTTTCCAAATAAATGGACTTTGTATAAAACTAAGGTTAAAGGACTATCGTTTAAATTTCATTTTGATTTAAAAATGGCAATGGTTTCCATTGATGTAGATTCAGATCTAGAACAACGTGTAAAAGTTTGGGACAAACTTGTAGCTCTAAAATCAATATTAATAGATGAATATCTTCCTGAAGCTATTTATGAAGACTTCTTTATACTGGATAATCAAAAAGATATTTCAAGAATTTACGTTCAAATCAAGGATGTTTCTATTCACAATAAAAACACTTGGAGAGAAACCATGCAGTTCTTGAATACTTCTATGTATAAAATAGAAAAGTTTTATGAAGAATATAAAGATATTATAGATTCGTAA
- the trhA gene encoding PAQR family membrane homeostasis protein TrhA, which produces MSYLKSLEKEEKFNTISHGIGALLAIVGMVLLIQGNNHKSEYATWGIIIYSLSLISMLSISTIYHAVDNKIWKLRMRVLDHINIYYLIAGTYTPVALITLVNGNGWLIFFAVWGIAAVGTILKLFFTGKFEIVSLLLYLAMGWLIVFYFQNLVDNTSELGIQLLMLGGAFYTIGIIFYAVRRIPYNHFIWHLFVLAGAICHWFFIFLDVI; this is translated from the coding sequence ATGTCTTACTTAAAATCATTAGAGAAAGAAGAAAAGTTCAATACCATTTCTCATGGTATTGGTGCATTATTGGCTATTGTAGGTATGGTGTTGTTGATTCAAGGAAACAATCATAAATCTGAATATGCAACCTGGGGAATAATTATATATAGTTTGTCATTAATAAGCATGTTATCAATATCTACGATATATCATGCAGTTGATAATAAAATATGGAAACTTAGAATGAGAGTTCTAGACCATATAAATATCTATTACCTTATAGCGGGTACGTATACTCCTGTGGCTTTAATAACACTTGTAAACGGTAATGGATGGTTGATTTTCTTCGCAGTATGGGGTATAGCTGCTGTTGGTACCATTTTAAAATTGTTTTTTACTGGTAAGTTTGAAATTGTGTCATTACTACTTTATTTAGCAATGGGATGGCTAATAGTATTTTATTTTCAAAATTTAGTAGATAATACCTCTGAATTAGGAATTCAATTGTTGATGTTAGGCGGTGCTTTTTATACTATTGGTATTATATTCTATGCGGTAAGAAGAATACCTTACAATCACTTTATATGGCACCTTTTTGTTTTAGCTGGTGCGATATGCCATTGGTTCTTTATTTTTTTAGATGTAATTTAA